One window from the genome of Drosophila albomicans strain 15112-1751.03 chromosome 2L, ASM965048v2, whole genome shotgun sequence encodes:
- the LOC117565222 gene encoding microfibril-associated glycoprotein 4-like isoform X1, which produces MLLKIITIIFVLNLFSSIAKSVQNTQFNETKAIIVLREKFEILRNKVDDLTKKLHQSDDGTSYARCAEATSDQNTEINKINGFIELKAKFKIGDYKIVIDEHEKERKVLDGGRLYPRSCAEATAVFKHSGIFELMVPDRLPFKVACDAETEDGNWTIILRRMDGTVNFNRNWKEYKKGFGDVSGEFFLGLDNIHAMTTDQKQELMVIVEDFKGDERYELYSEFAIGSELDAYNLHTLGEATGNAGDSLRHHHNHKFSTFDRDNDDDPRNCAQLYTGAWWHVGCHHSQLTGTYNNVESGMGVNWFHFRGHIYSLKRALMMIRPKK; this is translated from the exons atgctgcttaaaataattaccataattttcgttttgaatTTATTCAGTTCGATAGCAAAAAGTGTTCAAAATACGCAGTTCAATGAAACTAAGGCAATTATAGTACTAAGGGAAAAGTTTGAGATATTAAGGAACAAGGTTGATGATCTCACTAAAAAACTTCATCAATCCGATGATGGAACATCATATGCACGCTGTGCTGAAGCAACTTCTGATCAAAATACGGagattaataaaattaatggaTTTATTGAGCTAAAGGCAAAATTTAAG ATTGGAGATTACAAAATAGTGATAGATGAGCacgaaaaagagagaaaggtGCTTGATGGTGGAAGATTATATCCACGCAGCTGTGCTGAGGCAACTGCTGTCTTTAAACACAGCGGAATCTTTGAGTTAATGGTCCCAGACAGACTTCCCTTTAAAGTAGCCTGCGATGCGGAGACTGAAGACGGCAATTGGACGATCATTTTACGGCGCATGGATGGAACTGTGAATTTCAATCGCAATTGGAAGGAATACAAGAAGGGTTTCGGAGATGTGAGCGGAGAGTTTTTTCTGGGTCTAGATAACATCCATGCCATGACTACAGATCAGAAGCAGGAGCTAATGGTAATCGTCGAGGACTTTAAGGGAGATGAACGCTATGAGTTATATTCAGAGTTTGCAATAGGCAGCGAATTGGATGCATATAACTTGCATACGCTGGGAGAAGCAACTGGAAATGCTGGAGATTCTCTTAGACATCATCACAATCACAAATTTAGTACTTTCGATCGGGATAATGATGATGACCCAAGGAATTGTGCCCAATTATATACAGGAGCTTGGTGGCACGTAGGATGTCATCATAG TCAATTGACGGgtacatataataatgtaGAAAGTGGCATGGGCGTGAATTGGTTTCATTTCCGTGGTCATATATATTCGTTGAAACGTGCTCTGATGATGATAAGACCCAAAAAGTAA
- the LOC117565017 gene encoding uncharacterized protein LOC117565017: MELKASLSSQDTHKCLLLGDSGVGKTTFLRRHATGHFKDTHKLTKGVQVHTLLLQTNYQDLALELWEVAGDERHGGLCDGYFFFAKCAIIMFDLSVESTALSVARWLRSFERICGKQFPVIVCGNKADLKRMPRQLCYRQQPSFDYCELSARAAWNLEAPLELLSRQLLQRRSLKLISQPIFKPKVGCSFNEDEMQQQMKVVHEIALPELIEDADESEEYYMEDTIILN, encoded by the coding sequence ATGGAACTCAAGGCCAGTTTGTCCTCTCAAGATACGCACAAGTGTCTGCTGCTTGGCGACTCGGGCGTGGGTAAGACGACCTTCCTGCGACGTCATGCAACAGGACATTTCAAGGATACGCATAAGCTCACAAAGGGTGTTCAGGTGCatacgctgctgctgcagaccAACTATCAAGACTTGGCTCTCGAGCTCTGGGAAGTGGCTGGGGATGAGCGTCATGGCGGACTCTGCGATGGCTATTTCTTCTTTGCCAAATGCGCCATCATCATGTTCGATCTGAGCGTGGAGAGCACAGCGTTGAGTGTGGCACGTTGGCTGCGCTCGTTCGAACGGATTTGTGGCAAGCAGTTTCCAGTGATAGTCTGTGGCAACAAGGCCGATTTGAAGCGAATGCCTCGCCAGTTGTGCTATCGACAACAGCCTAGCTTTGATTACTGCGAGTTGTCTGCACGTGCTGCCTGGAACTTGGAGGCACCTCTAGAGCTGCTCAGCAGGCAACTGCTGCAACGCAGGAGTCTCAAGCTGATCTCGCAACCGATTTTTAAACCAAAAGTTGGTTGCAGCTTCAATGAGGACgaaatgcaacagcaaatgaaGGTAGTGCATGAAATAGCTCTGCCAGAATTAATCGAAGATGCAGACGAGAGTGAAGAATATTACATGGAAGATACTATAATACTGAACTAG
- the LOC117565222 gene encoding microfibril-associated glycoprotein 4-like isoform X3 has translation MLLKIITIIFVLNLFSSIAKSVENTQFNETKTIVELKKKFDILRLENTSLWDKIDDLTKKLCQAGFSSSCVKETTNQNSEIGKARKIVDDLTIKLRERVDGRLYARNCAEATAVFNHSGIFELMIPTYGRLPFKAACDAETRDGNWTIILRRMDGTVNFKRNWIEYKKGFGDVSGEFFLGLDNIHDMTTDQKQELMVILEDFKGEVRYELYSEFAIGSELDAYNLHTMGEATGTAGDSLTHHRNHKFSTFDRDNDDDPKNCAELYTGAWWHVACHHCQLTGTYNNTLSGMGINWLHFHGHLYSLKSALMMIRPTM, from the exons atgctgcttaaaataattaccataattttcgttttgaatTTATTCAGTTCGATAGCAAAAA GTGTTGAAAATACGCAGTTCAatgaaactaaaacaattgtagaactaaaaaaaaagtttgataTATTAAG ATTGGAGAACACAAGTTTGTGGGACAAGATTGATGATCTTACTAAAAAGCTTTGTCAAGCTGGTTTTTCAAGCAGCTGTGTTAAGGAAACTACTAATCAAAATTCGGAGATCGGAAAAGCGCGAAAGATAGTTGATGATCTCACGATCAAGCTTCGTGAACGTGTTGATGGAAGATTATATGCACGCAACTGTGCTGAGGCAACTGCTGTCTTTAACCATAGCGGAATCTTTGAGTTAATGATTCCAACCTATGGCAGACTTCCCTTTAAGGCAGCCTGCGATGCGGAGACTAGAGACGGCAATTGGACGATCATTTTACGGCGCATGGATGGAACTGTTAATTTCAAACGCAATTGGATCGAATACAAGAAGGGTTTTGGAGATGTGAGCGGAGAGTTCTTTCTGGGTCTAGACAACATCCACGACATGACTACAGATCAGAAGCAGGAGCTAATGGTAATCCTCGAAGACTTCAAGGGAGAAGTCCGCTATGAGTTATATTCAGAGTTTGCAATAGGCAGCGAATTGGATGCATATAACTTGCATACGATGGGAGAAGCAACTGGAACTGCTGGAGATTCTCTTACACATCATCGCAATCACAAATTTAGTACTTTTGATCGGGATAATGATGACGACCCAAAGAATTGTGCCGAATTATATACTGGGGCTTGGTGGCACGTTGCTTGTCATCATTG TCAATTGACgggtacatataataatacgTTAAGTGGCATGGGAATAAATTGGCTTCATTTCCATGGTCATCTCTATTCGTTAAAGAGCGCTCTGATGATGATAAGACCGACTATGTAA
- the LOC117565222 gene encoding microfibril-associated glycoprotein 4-like isoform X2 yields MLLKIITIIFVLNLFSSIAKSVQNTQFNETKAIIVLREKFEILRNKVDDLTKKLHQSDDGTSYARCAEATSDQNTEINKINGFIELKAKFKIGDYKIVIDEHEKERKVLDGGRLYPRSCAEATAVFKHSGIFELMVPDRLPFKVACDAETEDGNWTIILRRMDGTVNFNRNWKEYKKGFGDVSGEFFLGLDNIHAMTTDQKQELMVIVEDFKGDERYELYSEFAIGSELDAYNLHTLGEATGNAGDSLRHHHNHKFSTFDRDNDDDPRNCAQLYTGAWWHVGCHHSQLTGTYNNTLSGMGINWLHFHGHLYSLKSALMMIRPTM; encoded by the exons atgctgcttaaaataattaccataattttcgttttgaatTTATTCAGTTCGATAGCAAAAAGTGTTCAAAATACGCAGTTCAATGAAACTAAGGCAATTATAGTACTAAGGGAAAAGTTTGAGATATTAAGGAACAAGGTTGATGATCTCACTAAAAAACTTCATCAATCCGATGATGGAACATCATATGCACGCTGTGCTGAAGCAACTTCTGATCAAAATACGGagattaataaaattaatggaTTTATTGAGCTAAAGGCAAAATTTAAG ATTGGAGATTACAAAATAGTGATAGATGAGCacgaaaaagagagaaaggtGCTTGATGGTGGAAGATTATATCCACGCAGCTGTGCTGAGGCAACTGCTGTCTTTAAACACAGCGGAATCTTTGAGTTAATGGTCCCAGACAGACTTCCCTTTAAAGTAGCCTGCGATGCGGAGACTGAAGACGGCAATTGGACGATCATTTTACGGCGCATGGATGGAACTGTGAATTTCAATCGCAATTGGAAGGAATACAAGAAGGGTTTCGGAGATGTGAGCGGAGAGTTTTTTCTGGGTCTAGATAACATCCATGCCATGACTACAGATCAGAAGCAGGAGCTAATGGTAATCGTCGAGGACTTTAAGGGAGATGAACGCTATGAGTTATATTCAGAGTTTGCAATAGGCAGCGAATTGGATGCATATAACTTGCATACGCTGGGAGAAGCAACTGGAAATGCTGGAGATTCTCTTAGACATCATCACAATCACAAATTTAGTACTTTCGATCGGGATAATGATGATGACCCAAGGAATTGTGCCCAATTATATACAGGAGCTTGGTGGCACGTAGGATGTCATCATAG TCAATTGACgggtacatataataatacgTTAAGTGGCATGGGAATAAATTGGCTTCATTTCCATGGTCATCTCTATTCGTTAAAGAGCGCTCTGATGATGATAAGACCGACTATGTAA
- the LOC117565221 gene encoding trichohyalin, with protein sequence MSEYTFKMSQLKFEENCNLFDLAATENLFSKLSCSDKVNKQRQQLNEESFLSGIERFGNEDDERSTRLSGLEQVQRRSSIVYESAQLKAAALQNLLKTFDSSWLNQQPKPVASTAQQRPAPQAYGFKEIYERKKQQLLHQCLEQERTQRQFHSRPMPNFRQVHEQHANKLVVHRITHPVSPNVLKKSRQMLLKRDQKVEQFIQQRELDQRLEQQLRPRTKPVPKSRPAPLKPHNRPTIAQSIMKPFRLSTELRAEQRKQFNAQSQLAQENRRRELEAQRKRAEHEEYLKQRQLATFRARPNPFRNH encoded by the coding sequence ATGAGTGaatacacatttaaaatgtcgCAGCTGAAATTTGAAGAGAATTGCAACTTGTTCGATTTGGCAGCCACCGAAAATCTCTTCTCCAAGTTAAGCTGCAGTGACAAGGTCAAcaaacagcggcagcagctcaATGAAGAATCTTTTTTGAGTGGCATCGAGAGATTCGGCAACGAAGACGACGAGAGGTCAACAAGATTATCGGGGCTGGAGCAAGTGCAGCGTCGCTCAAGCATCGTCTATGAGAGTGCGCAACTGAAGGCGGCAGCTTTACAGAATCTGCTCAAGACATTTGACTCCAGTTGGCTCAACCAGCAGCCGAAGCCAGTGGCAAGCACAGCCCAGCAGCGTCCTGCACCTCAGGCCTATGGCTTCAAGGAGATCTACGAACGCAAGAAGCAGCAATTACTGCATCAGTGTTTAGAACAGGAGCGAACCCAGCGTCAATTTCACAGTCGTCCGATGCCCAATTTTCGGCAGGTGCACGAGCAGCATGCAAACAAGCTCGTCGTGCATCGCATCACTCATCCCGTGAGTCCAAATGTGCTCAAAAAGTCGAGGCAAATGCTGCTGAAGCGCGATCAAAAAGTCGAGCAATTCATTCAGCAGCGAGAGTTGGATCAAAGACTAGAACAACAGTTACGTCCCAGAACCAAACCCGTGCCCAAGTCAAGGCCAGCTCCATTGAAGCCCCACAATCGGCCCACTATCGCACAGTCGATTATGAAACCCTTTCGCCTCTCCACAGAGCTGCGCGCTGAGCAGCGCAAACAGTTCAATGCTCAGTCTCAGCTGGCTCAAGAGAATCGTCGTCGAGAACTCGAGGCACAGCGAAAGCGAGCTGAGCACGAGGAATATCTCAAGCAGCGACAATTGGCTACGTTTCGAGCTCGTCCAAATCCATTTCGAAATCACTAA